A single region of the Gorilla gorilla gorilla isolate KB3781 chromosome 1, NHGRI_mGorGor1-v2.1_pri, whole genome shotgun sequence genome encodes:
- the ZDHHC18 gene encoding palmitoyltransferase ZDHHC18 isoform X5 produces the protein MILTHCSLHPLGSSDPHSSASQSAGITDNTGSSTYRPPPRTREVLINGQMVKLKYCFTCKMFRPPRTSHCSVCDNCVERFDHHCPWVGNCVGRRNYRFFYAFILSLSFLTAFIFACVVTHLTLRAQGSNFLSTLKETPASVLELVICFFSIWSILGLSGFHTYLVASNLTTNEDIKGSWSSKRGGEASVNPYSHKSIITNCCAVLCGPLPPSLIDRRGFVQSDTVLPSPIRSDEPACRAKPDASMLLRYIKIHTCAYTVLWAKKIATATVQQGLAESRAHFLILTCEEDDVSLFTDEGTETQGRNRSCPRSPSWQSSKSQIGT, from the exons ACAACACAGGCAGTTCTACATACCGGCCACCCCCTCGGACCCGGGAGGTGCTGATCAACGGGCAGATGGTGAAGCTGAAGTACTGCTTCACCTGCAAGATGTTCCGGCCACCCAGAACCTCACACTGCAGTGTCTGTGACAACTGTGTGG AACGATTTGACCATCACTGCCCCTGGGTGGGCAACTGTGTGGGGAGACGGAACTATCGCTTCTTCTACGCGTTTATTCTCTCCCTCTCATTCCTGACGGCCTTCATCTTCGCCTGTGTGGTCACCCACCTGACATTGC GCGCTCAGGGAAGCAACTTCCTCTCCACTCTGAAGGAGACACCAGCAAG CGTGCTGGAGTTGGTGATCTGCTTCTTCTCCATCTGGTCCATTCTGGGCCTCTCAGGGTTTCACACGTATCTCGTCGCCTCCAACCTGACTACTAATGAAGAC ATCAAAGGCTCGTGGTCCAGCAAGAGGGGCGGTGAGGCCTCTGTCAACCCCTACAGCCATAAAAGTATTATCACCAACTGCTGCGCTGTGCTCTGTGGCCCCCTACCTCCCAG CCTGATTGACCGGAGGGGATTTGTGCAGTCCGACACCGTGTTGCCCTCACCCATCAGAAGCGATGAGCCAGCCTGCAGAGCCAAGCCTGATGCCAGCATG CTGCTGCGCTACATCAagatacacacatgtgcatacactGTACTATGGGCTAAAAAAATAGCTACCGCTACCGTTCAGCAAGGGCTTGCCGAGTCCCGGGCCCATTTTCTCATCTTAACCTGTGAGGAGGATGATGTCagcctttttacagatgagggaactgagactCAAGGAAGAAACAGgagctgcccaaggtcacccagctggcaAAGCAGCAAATCCCAGATCGGAACCTGA